A stretch of Salarias fasciatus chromosome 23, fSalaFa1.1, whole genome shotgun sequence DNA encodes these proteins:
- the pex11g gene encoding LOW QUALITY PROTEIN: peroxisomal membrane protein 11C (The sequence of the model RefSeq protein was modified relative to this genomic sequence to represent the inferred CDS: inserted 1 base in 1 codon), translating into MQQSVEAXVRLLESYRGRDKVIRTICYGSQLVGGALSRGAELNSSSSQQFGKSLLLFSAQLSHCRTVLRLFDDLSMLAYSHSYGLGSGEEDAGVRWISVLSNVADQLYYPCEHIAWAADAELIRVKSDKWWLFSTVLWGTSLMLGILRSLRVLLLLKKKLRKSKRDGQYSSRSQLHRQMQLEILSIFSGMADLSNAIHWMPPGFLWAGRFPSWLVGLLGTISSLIGLIQMNVTSTGGDSSQ; encoded by the exons ATGCAGCAGTCTGTGGAGG CTGTCCGCCTGCTGGAGTCCTACAGAGGCAGAGACAAAGTT ATCAGGACGATCTGTTATGGCTCTCAGCTGGTTGGAGGAGCTCTCTCCAGGGGGGCAGAATTGAACAGTTCGTCATCCCAGCAGTTTGGAAAaagtctgctgctgttttctgctcagCTCAGCCACTGCCGGACGGTGCTAAGACTGTTTGACGATCTCTCCATGCTGGCCTACTCTCACAGCTACGGGCTTGGATCTGGG GAGGAGGATGCAGGTGTTCGCTGGATATCAGTACTGAGCAATGTGGCGGACCAGCTCTACTACCCCTGTGAACACATTGCCTGGGCTGCAGACGCGGAGCTCATCCGTGTGAAGTCTGATAAATGGTGGCTGTTCAGCACCGTACTGTGGGGAACTTCGCTGATGCTGGGTATCCTCAG ATCACTCagagttctgctgctgctgaagaagaaGTTGAGGAAAAGCAAGAGGGACGGACAGTATAGCAG ccGCTCTCAGCTCCACAGACAGATGCAGTTGGAGATCCTCTCTATCTTCAGTGGGATGGCTGACCTTAGCAATGCGATCCACTGGATGCCGCCTGGCTTTCTGTGGGCTGGACGTTTTCCCAGCTGGCTGGTGGGACTGCTGGGTACCATctcctctctgattggtttgatCCAGATGAATGTCACTAGCACTGGAGGGGATTCATCACAGTGA